In the genome of Magnolia sinica isolate HGM2019 chromosome 2, MsV1, whole genome shotgun sequence, one region contains:
- the LOC131236534 gene encoding mitogen-activated protein kinase kinase kinase 3-like isoform X3 has product MPAWWGRKSNSNRKKEEDPAPIKDRKSKEKPKSFDEIFARNSPNNRDSATGSAPGFDSDGVLEKRGLPLPRPTPLSGLSLVHDRGIVSGSVSSVSSSGSSEDQSDHALAGFYRSKYSDPTNTQRGRCLKPDSQRQQQIAENRHLVPSGPFVEYLKPSDIPASPRSEYQLNGSATPPNGTALCSPRSSVEIRFSPRSVSPGPVSRGHTLSPSALYPRACSFSPESSMEKLEDEKNQCHPLPLPPSSPSSPTSRALRNSGVNDNVQFQSLRSKWKKGGKMLGRGTFGHVYVGFNSESGQMCAIKEVRVISDDRNSKECLRQLNQTEGALSVYLQYVSGGSIHKLLQEYGAFKEPVIQNYTAQILSGLAYLHGKNTVHRDIKGANILVDPNGEIKLADFGMAKHITSCTSVLSFKGSPYWMAPEVIMNFSGYNLAVDIWSLGCTIIEMATSKPPWSQYEGVAAIFKIGNSKDIPDIPDHLSEEGKSFLRLCLQRDPSARPTAAQLLEHPFVRDQATAKFAKTNIHSNRDTVQSSNDGTHMQNTIEFQSNRKNIPSLDGEYGMMRMNITSLDGEYGMMRMNITSLDGEYGMMRNACGFPTTFNSSSNQIGTRMNLSLPVSPCSSPLRQFAAAPRSCFPSPPHPVYAAGMCGYGMTNHAVSPPGINKNLTAQLATNHSDPWQDTYQLRPQTPDGSPRVRHMQSWCS; this is encoded by the exons aTGCCTGCTTGGTGGGGAAGAAAATCCAATTCCAacagaaagaaggaagaagatccaGCTCCCATCAAAGACaggaaatcaaaagaaaaacccaAGAGTTTCGACGAGATCTTCGCCCGTAATTCGCCCAACAACAGAGATTCTGCGACCGGGTCTGCTCCCGGTTTCGATTCCGATGGTGTGCTGGAGAAGCGGGGCCTCCCACTCCCTCGCCCAACCCCCCTGTCGGGGTTGTCTTTGGTCCATGACCGCGGGATAGTTTCTGGATCCGTCTCGAGCGTCAGCTCCTCTGGGTCTTCGGAGGACCAGTCGGATCATGCGCTGGCAGGATTTTACAG AAGCAAATATTCAGACCCCACAAACACGCAGAGAGGTAGATGTTTGAAGCCCGATTCACAGAGACAACAACAAATTGCAGAGAATAGGCATCTTGTTCCAAGCGGTCCATTTGTAGAGTATCTGAAACCATCAGATATACCTGCTTCTCCAAGAAGTGAATATCAGCTAAATGGTTCAGCCACTCCTCCCAATGGCACTGCCTTATGTAGCCCCCGATCATCTGTGGAGATCAGGTTCAGTCCAAGATCAGTAAGTCCTGGTCCCGTGTCAAGAGGGCATACTCTTTCTCCATCAGCCTTGTACCCACGAGCATGTTCTTTTAGTCCAGAatcttccatggagaagctagaaGATGAGAAGAATCAGTGCCATCCGCTTCCACTTCCACCAAGTTCTCCTAGTTCTCCCACTTCACGTGCATTGAGAAATAGTGGGGTGAATGACAATGTTCAATTTCAAAGTCTTCGTTCAAAATGGAAGAAGGGAGGAAAGATGTTAGGAAGAGGAACGTTTGGGCACGTTTATGTTGGATTTAACAG TGAGAGTGGACAAATGTGTGCAATAAAAGAAGTCAGAGTGATTTCTGATGATCGAAATTCAAAAGAATGTCTCCGGCAACTCAATCAG ACCGAAGGTGCTCTTTCAGTTTATCTGCAGTATGTTTCTGGGGGATCTATTCATAAATTACTTCAGGAGTATGGCGCTTTTAAGGAACCTGTTATTCAGAACTACACGGCCCAGATTCTTTCTGGACTTGCCTATTTACATGGAAAGAATACTGTGCATAG GGACATTAAAGGGGCAAACATACTTGTAGATCCTAATGGTGAAATTAAGCTGGCTGATTTTGGCATGGCTAAACAC ATCACATCCTGTACTTCGGTGTTGTCTTTCAAAGGAAGCCCTTACTGGATGGCTCCTGAG GTTATAATGAACTTTAGCGGGTACAATCTAGCTGTGGACATTTGGAGTCTTGGATGCACGATTATTGAGATGGCAACGTCAAAACCACCCTGGAGCCAGTATGAGGGG GTGGCTGCAATATTTAAAATTGGGAACAGCAAAGATATTCCCGACATTCCTGATCATCTATCAGAAGAGGGAAAGAGTTTTTTGAGGCTCTGCCTGCAACGTGACCCGTCTGCACGTCCAACAGCAGCACAACTGCTGGAGCACCCCTTCGTTCGCGATCAAGCTACAGCAAAATTTGCAAAGACCAATATACATAGTAATAGAGACACAGTGCAATCTTCCAATGATGGAACCCATATGCAG AACACAATCGAGTTCCAATCCAACAGAAAGAACATACCTTCACTTGATGGAGAGTATGGCATGATGAGAATGAACATAACTTCACTTGATGGAGAGTATGGCATGATGAGAATGAACATAACTTCACTTGATGGAGAGTACGGCATGATGAGAAATGCATGTGGATTTCCTACAACCTTTAACAGTTCAAG TAATCAGATCGGCACAAGAATGAACTTGTCTTTGCCCGTGTCTCCTTGTTCAAGTCCTCTACGACAGTTTGCAGCAGCTCCTAGAAGTTGTTTTCCATCTCCTCCTCATCCAGTTTACGCAGCAGGGATGTGTGGTTATGGTATGACCAATCATGCAGTTTCACCTCCCGGAATCAATAAGAACTTGACAGCGCAACTGGCCACAAACCATTCAGATCCTTGGCAAGACACCTACCAGTTGAGGCCCCAAACACCTGATGGCTCCCCAAGGGTGAGACACATGCAAAGTTGGTGCTCATGA
- the LOC131236534 gene encoding mitogen-activated protein kinase kinase kinase 3-like isoform X1: MPAWWGRKSNSNRKKEEDPAPIKDRKSKEKPKSFDEIFARNSPNNRDSATGSAPGFDSDGVLEKRGLPLPRPTPLSGLSLVHDRGIVSGSVSSVSSSGSSEDQSDHALAGFYRSKYSDPTNTQRGRCLKPDSQRQQQIAENRHLVPSGPFVEYLKPSDIPASPRSEYQLNGSATPPNGTALCSPRSSVEIRFSPRSVSPGPVSRGHTLSPSALYPRACSFSPESSMEKLEDEKNQCHPLPLPPSSPSSPTSRALRNSGVNDNVQFQSLRSKWKKGGKMLGRGTFGHVYVGFNSESGQMCAIKEVRVISDDRNSKECLRQLNQEITLLSQLSHPNIVQYYGSELTEGALSVYLQYVSGGSIHKLLQEYGAFKEPVIQNYTAQILSGLAYLHGKNTVHRDIKGANILVDPNGEIKLADFGMAKHITSCTSVLSFKGSPYWMAPEVIMNFSGYNLAVDIWSLGCTIIEMATSKPPWSQYEGVAAIFKIGNSKDIPDIPDHLSEEGKSFLRLCLQRDPSARPTAAQLLEHPFVRDQATAKFAKTNIHSNRDTVQSSNDGTHMQNTIEFQSNRKNIPSLDGEYGMMRMNITSLDGEYGMMRMNITSLDGEYGMMRNACGFPTTFNSSSNQIGTRMNLSLPVSPCSSPLRQFAAAPRSCFPSPPHPVYAAGMCGYGMTNHAVSPPGINKNLTAQLATNHSDPWQDTYQLRPQTPDGSPRVRHMQSWCS; this comes from the exons aTGCCTGCTTGGTGGGGAAGAAAATCCAATTCCAacagaaagaaggaagaagatccaGCTCCCATCAAAGACaggaaatcaaaagaaaaacccaAGAGTTTCGACGAGATCTTCGCCCGTAATTCGCCCAACAACAGAGATTCTGCGACCGGGTCTGCTCCCGGTTTCGATTCCGATGGTGTGCTGGAGAAGCGGGGCCTCCCACTCCCTCGCCCAACCCCCCTGTCGGGGTTGTCTTTGGTCCATGACCGCGGGATAGTTTCTGGATCCGTCTCGAGCGTCAGCTCCTCTGGGTCTTCGGAGGACCAGTCGGATCATGCGCTGGCAGGATTTTACAG AAGCAAATATTCAGACCCCACAAACACGCAGAGAGGTAGATGTTTGAAGCCCGATTCACAGAGACAACAACAAATTGCAGAGAATAGGCATCTTGTTCCAAGCGGTCCATTTGTAGAGTATCTGAAACCATCAGATATACCTGCTTCTCCAAGAAGTGAATATCAGCTAAATGGTTCAGCCACTCCTCCCAATGGCACTGCCTTATGTAGCCCCCGATCATCTGTGGAGATCAGGTTCAGTCCAAGATCAGTAAGTCCTGGTCCCGTGTCAAGAGGGCATACTCTTTCTCCATCAGCCTTGTACCCACGAGCATGTTCTTTTAGTCCAGAatcttccatggagaagctagaaGATGAGAAGAATCAGTGCCATCCGCTTCCACTTCCACCAAGTTCTCCTAGTTCTCCCACTTCACGTGCATTGAGAAATAGTGGGGTGAATGACAATGTTCAATTTCAAAGTCTTCGTTCAAAATGGAAGAAGGGAGGAAAGATGTTAGGAAGAGGAACGTTTGGGCACGTTTATGTTGGATTTAACAG TGAGAGTGGACAAATGTGTGCAATAAAAGAAGTCAGAGTGATTTCTGATGATCGAAATTCAAAAGAATGTCTCCGGCAACTCAATCAG GAAATAACTTTGCTCAGTCAGCTTTCCCATCCGAACATCGTGCAGTATTATGGAAGTGAACTG ACCGAAGGTGCTCTTTCAGTTTATCTGCAGTATGTTTCTGGGGGATCTATTCATAAATTACTTCAGGAGTATGGCGCTTTTAAGGAACCTGTTATTCAGAACTACACGGCCCAGATTCTTTCTGGACTTGCCTATTTACATGGAAAGAATACTGTGCATAG GGACATTAAAGGGGCAAACATACTTGTAGATCCTAATGGTGAAATTAAGCTGGCTGATTTTGGCATGGCTAAACAC ATCACATCCTGTACTTCGGTGTTGTCTTTCAAAGGAAGCCCTTACTGGATGGCTCCTGAG GTTATAATGAACTTTAGCGGGTACAATCTAGCTGTGGACATTTGGAGTCTTGGATGCACGATTATTGAGATGGCAACGTCAAAACCACCCTGGAGCCAGTATGAGGGG GTGGCTGCAATATTTAAAATTGGGAACAGCAAAGATATTCCCGACATTCCTGATCATCTATCAGAAGAGGGAAAGAGTTTTTTGAGGCTCTGCCTGCAACGTGACCCGTCTGCACGTCCAACAGCAGCACAACTGCTGGAGCACCCCTTCGTTCGCGATCAAGCTACAGCAAAATTTGCAAAGACCAATATACATAGTAATAGAGACACAGTGCAATCTTCCAATGATGGAACCCATATGCAG AACACAATCGAGTTCCAATCCAACAGAAAGAACATACCTTCACTTGATGGAGAGTATGGCATGATGAGAATGAACATAACTTCACTTGATGGAGAGTATGGCATGATGAGAATGAACATAACTTCACTTGATGGAGAGTACGGCATGATGAGAAATGCATGTGGATTTCCTACAACCTTTAACAGTTCAAG TAATCAGATCGGCACAAGAATGAACTTGTCTTTGCCCGTGTCTCCTTGTTCAAGTCCTCTACGACAGTTTGCAGCAGCTCCTAGAAGTTGTTTTCCATCTCCTCCTCATCCAGTTTACGCAGCAGGGATGTGTGGTTATGGTATGACCAATCATGCAGTTTCACCTCCCGGAATCAATAAGAACTTGACAGCGCAACTGGCCACAAACCATTCAGATCCTTGGCAAGACACCTACCAGTTGAGGCCCCAAACACCTGATGGCTCCCCAAGGGTGAGACACATGCAAAGTTGGTGCTCATGA
- the LOC131236534 gene encoding mitogen-activated protein kinase kinase kinase 3-like isoform X2 has product MPAWWGRKSNSNRKKEEDPAPIKDRKSKEKPKSFDEIFARNSPNNRDSATGSAPGFDSDGVLEKRGLPLPRPTPLSGLSLVHDRGIVSGSVSSVSSSGSSEDQSDHALAGFYRSKYSDPTNTQRGRCLKPDSQRQQQIAENRHLVPSGPFVEYLKPSDIPASPRSEYQLNGSATPPNGTALCSPRSSVEIRFSPRSVSPGPVSRGHTLSPSALYPRACSFSPESSMEKLEDEKNQCHPLPLPPSSPSSPTSRALRNSGVNDNVQFQSLRSKWKKGGKMLGRGTFGHVYVGFNSESGQMCAIKEVRVISDDRNSKECLRQLNQEITLLSQLSHPNIVQYYGSELTEGALSVYLQYVSGGSIHKLLQEYGAFKEPVIQNYTAQILSGLAYLHGKNTVHRDIKGANILVDPNGEIKLADFGMAKHITSCTSVLSFKGSPYWMAPEVIMNFSGYNLAVDIWSLGCTIIEMATSKPPWSQYEGVAAIFKIGNSKDIPDIPDHLSEEGKSFLRLCLQRDPSARPTAAQLLEHPFVRDQATAKFAKTNIHSNRDTVQSSNDGTHMQNTIEFQSNRKNIPSLDGEYGMMRMNITSLDGEYGMMRNACGFPTTFNSSSNQIGTRMNLSLPVSPCSSPLRQFAAAPRSCFPSPPHPVYAAGMCGYGMTNHAVSPPGINKNLTAQLATNHSDPWQDTYQLRPQTPDGSPRVRHMQSWCS; this is encoded by the exons aTGCCTGCTTGGTGGGGAAGAAAATCCAATTCCAacagaaagaaggaagaagatccaGCTCCCATCAAAGACaggaaatcaaaagaaaaacccaAGAGTTTCGACGAGATCTTCGCCCGTAATTCGCCCAACAACAGAGATTCTGCGACCGGGTCTGCTCCCGGTTTCGATTCCGATGGTGTGCTGGAGAAGCGGGGCCTCCCACTCCCTCGCCCAACCCCCCTGTCGGGGTTGTCTTTGGTCCATGACCGCGGGATAGTTTCTGGATCCGTCTCGAGCGTCAGCTCCTCTGGGTCTTCGGAGGACCAGTCGGATCATGCGCTGGCAGGATTTTACAG AAGCAAATATTCAGACCCCACAAACACGCAGAGAGGTAGATGTTTGAAGCCCGATTCACAGAGACAACAACAAATTGCAGAGAATAGGCATCTTGTTCCAAGCGGTCCATTTGTAGAGTATCTGAAACCATCAGATATACCTGCTTCTCCAAGAAGTGAATATCAGCTAAATGGTTCAGCCACTCCTCCCAATGGCACTGCCTTATGTAGCCCCCGATCATCTGTGGAGATCAGGTTCAGTCCAAGATCAGTAAGTCCTGGTCCCGTGTCAAGAGGGCATACTCTTTCTCCATCAGCCTTGTACCCACGAGCATGTTCTTTTAGTCCAGAatcttccatggagaagctagaaGATGAGAAGAATCAGTGCCATCCGCTTCCACTTCCACCAAGTTCTCCTAGTTCTCCCACTTCACGTGCATTGAGAAATAGTGGGGTGAATGACAATGTTCAATTTCAAAGTCTTCGTTCAAAATGGAAGAAGGGAGGAAAGATGTTAGGAAGAGGAACGTTTGGGCACGTTTATGTTGGATTTAACAG TGAGAGTGGACAAATGTGTGCAATAAAAGAAGTCAGAGTGATTTCTGATGATCGAAATTCAAAAGAATGTCTCCGGCAACTCAATCAG GAAATAACTTTGCTCAGTCAGCTTTCCCATCCGAACATCGTGCAGTATTATGGAAGTGAACTG ACCGAAGGTGCTCTTTCAGTTTATCTGCAGTATGTTTCTGGGGGATCTATTCATAAATTACTTCAGGAGTATGGCGCTTTTAAGGAACCTGTTATTCAGAACTACACGGCCCAGATTCTTTCTGGACTTGCCTATTTACATGGAAAGAATACTGTGCATAG GGACATTAAAGGGGCAAACATACTTGTAGATCCTAATGGTGAAATTAAGCTGGCTGATTTTGGCATGGCTAAACAC ATCACATCCTGTACTTCGGTGTTGTCTTTCAAAGGAAGCCCTTACTGGATGGCTCCTGAG GTTATAATGAACTTTAGCGGGTACAATCTAGCTGTGGACATTTGGAGTCTTGGATGCACGATTATTGAGATGGCAACGTCAAAACCACCCTGGAGCCAGTATGAGGGG GTGGCTGCAATATTTAAAATTGGGAACAGCAAAGATATTCCCGACATTCCTGATCATCTATCAGAAGAGGGAAAGAGTTTTTTGAGGCTCTGCCTGCAACGTGACCCGTCTGCACGTCCAACAGCAGCACAACTGCTGGAGCACCCCTTCGTTCGCGATCAAGCTACAGCAAAATTTGCAAAGACCAATATACATAGTAATAGAGACACAGTGCAATCTTCCAATGATGGAACCCATATGCAG AACACAATCGAGTTCCAATCCAACAGAAAGAACATAC CTTCACTTGATGGAGAGTATGGCATGATGAGAATGAACATAACTTCACTTGATGGAGAGTACGGCATGATGAGAAATGCATGTGGATTTCCTACAACCTTTAACAGTTCAAG TAATCAGATCGGCACAAGAATGAACTTGTCTTTGCCCGTGTCTCCTTGTTCAAGTCCTCTACGACAGTTTGCAGCAGCTCCTAGAAGTTGTTTTCCATCTCCTCCTCATCCAGTTTACGCAGCAGGGATGTGTGGTTATGGTATGACCAATCATGCAGTTTCACCTCCCGGAATCAATAAGAACTTGACAGCGCAACTGGCCACAAACCATTCAGATCCTTGGCAAGACACCTACCAGTTGAGGCCCCAAACACCTGATGGCTCCCCAAGGGTGAGACACATGCAAAGTTGGTGCTCATGA
- the LOC131236534 gene encoding mitogen-activated protein kinase kinase kinase 3-like isoform X4, protein MPAWWGRKSNSNRKKEEDPAPIKDRKSKEKPKSFDEIFARNSPNNRDSATGSAPGFDSDGVLEKRGLPLPRPTPLSGLSLVHDRGIVSGSVSSVSSSGSSEDQSDHALAGFYRSKYSDPTNTQRGRCLKPDSQRQQQIAENRHLVPSGPFVEYLKPSDIPASPRSEYQLNGSATPPNGTALCSPRSSVEIRFSPRSVSPGPVSRGHTLSPSALYPRACSFSPESSMEKLEDEKNQCHPLPLPPSSPSSPTSRALRNSGVNDNVQFQSLRSKWKKGGKMLGRGTFGHVYVGFNSESGQMCAIKEVRVISDDRNSKECLRQLNQITSCTSVLSFKGSPYWMAPEVIMNFSGYNLAVDIWSLGCTIIEMATSKPPWSQYEGVAAIFKIGNSKDIPDIPDHLSEEGKSFLRLCLQRDPSARPTAAQLLEHPFVRDQATAKFAKTNIHSNRDTVQSSNDGTHMQNTIEFQSNRKNIPSLDGEYGMMRMNITSLDGEYGMMRMNITSLDGEYGMMRNACGFPTTFNSSSNQIGTRMNLSLPVSPCSSPLRQFAAAPRSCFPSPPHPVYAAGMCGYGMTNHAVSPPGINKNLTAQLATNHSDPWQDTYQLRPQTPDGSPRVRHMQSWCS, encoded by the exons aTGCCTGCTTGGTGGGGAAGAAAATCCAATTCCAacagaaagaaggaagaagatccaGCTCCCATCAAAGACaggaaatcaaaagaaaaacccaAGAGTTTCGACGAGATCTTCGCCCGTAATTCGCCCAACAACAGAGATTCTGCGACCGGGTCTGCTCCCGGTTTCGATTCCGATGGTGTGCTGGAGAAGCGGGGCCTCCCACTCCCTCGCCCAACCCCCCTGTCGGGGTTGTCTTTGGTCCATGACCGCGGGATAGTTTCTGGATCCGTCTCGAGCGTCAGCTCCTCTGGGTCTTCGGAGGACCAGTCGGATCATGCGCTGGCAGGATTTTACAG AAGCAAATATTCAGACCCCACAAACACGCAGAGAGGTAGATGTTTGAAGCCCGATTCACAGAGACAACAACAAATTGCAGAGAATAGGCATCTTGTTCCAAGCGGTCCATTTGTAGAGTATCTGAAACCATCAGATATACCTGCTTCTCCAAGAAGTGAATATCAGCTAAATGGTTCAGCCACTCCTCCCAATGGCACTGCCTTATGTAGCCCCCGATCATCTGTGGAGATCAGGTTCAGTCCAAGATCAGTAAGTCCTGGTCCCGTGTCAAGAGGGCATACTCTTTCTCCATCAGCCTTGTACCCACGAGCATGTTCTTTTAGTCCAGAatcttccatggagaagctagaaGATGAGAAGAATCAGTGCCATCCGCTTCCACTTCCACCAAGTTCTCCTAGTTCTCCCACTTCACGTGCATTGAGAAATAGTGGGGTGAATGACAATGTTCAATTTCAAAGTCTTCGTTCAAAATGGAAGAAGGGAGGAAAGATGTTAGGAAGAGGAACGTTTGGGCACGTTTATGTTGGATTTAACAG TGAGAGTGGACAAATGTGTGCAATAAAAGAAGTCAGAGTGATTTCTGATGATCGAAATTCAAAAGAATGTCTCCGGCAACTCAATCAG ATCACATCCTGTACTTCGGTGTTGTCTTTCAAAGGAAGCCCTTACTGGATGGCTCCTGAG GTTATAATGAACTTTAGCGGGTACAATCTAGCTGTGGACATTTGGAGTCTTGGATGCACGATTATTGAGATGGCAACGTCAAAACCACCCTGGAGCCAGTATGAGGGG GTGGCTGCAATATTTAAAATTGGGAACAGCAAAGATATTCCCGACATTCCTGATCATCTATCAGAAGAGGGAAAGAGTTTTTTGAGGCTCTGCCTGCAACGTGACCCGTCTGCACGTCCAACAGCAGCACAACTGCTGGAGCACCCCTTCGTTCGCGATCAAGCTACAGCAAAATTTGCAAAGACCAATATACATAGTAATAGAGACACAGTGCAATCTTCCAATGATGGAACCCATATGCAG AACACAATCGAGTTCCAATCCAACAGAAAGAACATACCTTCACTTGATGGAGAGTATGGCATGATGAGAATGAACATAACTTCACTTGATGGAGAGTATGGCATGATGAGAATGAACATAACTTCACTTGATGGAGAGTACGGCATGATGAGAAATGCATGTGGATTTCCTACAACCTTTAACAGTTCAAG TAATCAGATCGGCACAAGAATGAACTTGTCTTTGCCCGTGTCTCCTTGTTCAAGTCCTCTACGACAGTTTGCAGCAGCTCCTAGAAGTTGTTTTCCATCTCCTCCTCATCCAGTTTACGCAGCAGGGATGTGTGGTTATGGTATGACCAATCATGCAGTTTCACCTCCCGGAATCAATAAGAACTTGACAGCGCAACTGGCCACAAACCATTCAGATCCTTGGCAAGACACCTACCAGTTGAGGCCCCAAACACCTGATGGCTCCCCAAGGGTGAGACACATGCAAAGTTGGTGCTCATGA